The following proteins are encoded in a genomic region of Coregonus clupeaformis isolate EN_2021a chromosome 14, ASM2061545v1, whole genome shotgun sequence:
- the LOC121580849 gene encoding serotransferrin-1 isoform X1, translating into MKLLIVSALLGCLATAYAAPADRNVKWCVTSKQELQKCKDLEAKAAQFSCVERDDSFECIKAIKGGEADAITLDGGDIYIAGLHPHNLQPIIAEDYGEDSDTCYYAVAVAKKGTDFGFNDLRGKKSCHTGFGKSAGWNIPIGTLVTEGQIKWDGIDDKPVESAVSDFFNASCAPGAPKGSKLCKLCKGDCSKSHSEPYYDYAGAFQCLKDGAGDVAFIKHLAVPAAEKANYELLCKGGTRAPIDSFKTCHFVRVPAHAVVSRKDPDLANRIYNTLVAVKGFNLFSSDDYAAKNLMFKDSTKKLVQLPMTTDSFLYLGAEYMSTIRSLTRAQATGSISRSMKWCAVGHSEKTKCDAWTINSEGNGVSMIECQDAPTVEECFKKIMRKEADAITVDGGQVYTAGKCGLVPVMVEQYDAALCSTPGEDSSYYAVAVAKKGSGVNWNNLEGKRSCHTGLGRTAGWNIPMGLIYNKTNNCNFTKYFSKGCAPGSEKSSPFCAQCKGSGKAVGDEDKCKANANEQYYGYAGAFRCLVENAGDVAFIKHTIVPENSDGNGPTWAKGLKSTDFELLCLDGTTQPITNFRDCHLAKVPAHAVITRPEKRNDVLSILLEQQDLFGSSGSDPSFKMFQSENGKDLLFKDNTKCLQEIPKARNYQDFLGEEYMIVMQSLRKCSDSTSDLEKSCTFHSCQ; encoded by the exons ATGAAACTGCTTATCGTCTCAGCGCTGCTGGGGTGCCTCG CTACGGCGTATGCTGCCCCAGCTGATAGAAATGTGAAATGGTGCGTAACGTCGAAACAAGAGTTGCAGAAATGCAAGGATCTTGAAGCAAAGGCGGCGCAGTTTTCATGCGTAGAGAGGGACGATTCTTTTGAATGCATCAAAGCCATCAAG GGGGGTGAGGCTGATGCCATCACTCTGGATGGAGGAGATATTTACATAGCTGGCCTCCACCCCCACAACCTGCAGCCCATCATTGCAGAGGACTATGGTGAGG ACTCTGATACCTGCTATTATGCCGTGGCCGTGGCCAAGAAGGGCACTGACTTTGGGTTCAACGACCTCCGTGGCAAGAAATCCTGCCACACCGGCTTTGGCAAGTCAGCAGGCTGGAACATTCCCATCGGTACCCTGGTGACTGAGGGCCAGATCAAATGGGACGGCATCGATGACAAACCTGTGGAGTCGG CGGTGAGCGACTTCTTCAATGCCAGCTGTGCTCCAGGAGCCCCTAAGGGTTCTAAACTGTGCAAGCTGTGTAAGGGAGACTGCTCCAAGTCTCACAGTGAGCCCTACTATGACTACGCCGGGGCCTTCCA GTGCCTGAAGGATGGAGCTGGAGATGTGGCCTTCATCAAGCACCTGGCTGTACCTG CCGCAGAGAAGGCCAACTACGAGCTACTATGCAAGGGTGGCACCAGAGCTCCCATCGACAGCTTCAAGACCTGCCACTTTGTCAGAGTACCCGCCCACGCTGTGGTCAGCCGCAAGGACCCTGACCTGGCCAATCGCATCTACAACACCCTGGTGGCCGTCAAG GGATTCAACCTGTTCTCTTCCGATGATTATGCAGCGAAGAACCTGATGTTCAAGGACTCCACCAAGAAACTAGTGCAGCTTCCCATGACCACTGACTCCTTCCTCTACCTGGGAGCTGAGTACATGAGCACCATCCGCTCCCTGACGAGAG CGCAGGCCACAGGTTCCATCTCCAGGTCCATGAAATGGTGTGCCGTGGGCCATTCCGAGAAGACCAAGTGTGATGCCTGGACAATCAACAGCGAAGGAAACGGTGTATCCATGATCGAATGCCAGGACGCACCCACAGTGGAGGAATGCTTCAAGAAGATCATG CGTAAAGAGGCAGATGCCATAACGGTGGATGGTGGGCAGGTGTACACTGCTGGAAAATGTGGTCTGGTCCCTGTCATGGTGGAGCAGTATGATGCag CTCTGTGCAGCACCCCTGGTG AGGATTCATCCTACTATGCGGTGGCGGTGGCAAAGAAGGGCTCTGGGGTGAACTGGAACAACCTGGAGGGCAAGAGGTCATGCCACACCGGCTTGGGCAGAACCGCAGGCTGGAACATACCCATGGGTCTCATCTACAACAAGACTAACAACTGCAacttca CTAAGTACTTCAGTAAGGGCTGTGCTCCTGGATCTGAGAAGAGCTCTCCCTTCTGTGCCCAGTGTAAGGGCAGTGGGAAGGCCGTGGGAGATGAGGACAAGTGCAAAGCTAATGCTAACGAGCAGTACTACGGCTACGCTGGAGCCTTCAG ATGTCTGGTTGAAAATGCTGGAGATGTTGCCTTCATAAAACACACTATTGTACCAGAGAACAGCGATG GTAATGGTCCAACTTGGGCAAAGGGCCTTAAGTCCACTGACTTTGAACTACTCTGCCTGGACGGTACTACCCAGCCAATCACCAATTTCCGTGATTGCCACCTGGCCAAGGTGCCCGCCCACGCCGTGATAACACGCCCAGAGAAGCGCAACGATGTGTTGTCCATTCTTCTGGAGCAGCAG GACTTGTTCGGCTCTAGTGGCAGCGatccctcatttaaaatgttcCAGTCGGAAAATGGAAAGGACCTGCTCTTCAAGGATAATACAAAGTGTCTCCAGGAGATCCCAAAAGCACGCAACTACCAGGATTTCCTTGGGGAAGAGTACATGATCGTCATGCAATCACTCAGGAAGTGCTCTGACAGTACCTCAG ATCTGGAGAAGTCATGCACTTTCCATTCCTGCCAGTAG
- the LOC121580849 gene encoding serotransferrin-1 isoform X2 translates to MKLLIVSALLGCLATAYAAPADRNVKWCVTSKQELQKCKDLEAKAAQFSCVERDDSFECIKAIKGGEADAITLDGGDIYIAGLHPHNLQPIIAEDYDSDTCYYAVAVAKKGTDFGFNDLRGKKSCHTGFGKSAGWNIPIGTLVTEGQIKWDGIDDKPVESAVSDFFNASCAPGAPKGSKLCKLCKGDCSKSHSEPYYDYAGAFQCLKDGAGDVAFIKHLAVPAAEKANYELLCKGGTRAPIDSFKTCHFVRVPAHAVVSRKDPDLANRIYNTLVAVKGFNLFSSDDYAAKNLMFKDSTKKLVQLPMTTDSFLYLGAEYMSTIRSLTRAQATGSISRSMKWCAVGHSEKTKCDAWTINSEGNGVSMIECQDAPTVEECFKKIMRKEADAITVDGGQVYTAGKCGLVPVMVEQYDAALCSTPGEDSSYYAVAVAKKGSGVNWNNLEGKRSCHTGLGRTAGWNIPMGLIYNKTNNCNFTKYFSKGCAPGSEKSSPFCAQCKGSGKAVGDEDKCKANANEQYYGYAGAFRCLVENAGDVAFIKHTIVPENSDGNGPTWAKGLKSTDFELLCLDGTTQPITNFRDCHLAKVPAHAVITRPEKRNDVLSILLEQQDLFGSSGSDPSFKMFQSENGKDLLFKDNTKCLQEIPKARNYQDFLGEEYMIVMQSLRKCSDSTSDLEKSCTFHSCQ, encoded by the exons ATGAAACTGCTTATCGTCTCAGCGCTGCTGGGGTGCCTCG CTACGGCGTATGCTGCCCCAGCTGATAGAAATGTGAAATGGTGCGTAACGTCGAAACAAGAGTTGCAGAAATGCAAGGATCTTGAAGCAAAGGCGGCGCAGTTTTCATGCGTAGAGAGGGACGATTCTTTTGAATGCATCAAAGCCATCAAG GGGGGTGAGGCTGATGCCATCACTCTGGATGGAGGAGATATTTACATAGCTGGCCTCCACCCCCACAACCTGCAGCCCATCATTGCAGAGGACTATG ACTCTGATACCTGCTATTATGCCGTGGCCGTGGCCAAGAAGGGCACTGACTTTGGGTTCAACGACCTCCGTGGCAAGAAATCCTGCCACACCGGCTTTGGCAAGTCAGCAGGCTGGAACATTCCCATCGGTACCCTGGTGACTGAGGGCCAGATCAAATGGGACGGCATCGATGACAAACCTGTGGAGTCGG CGGTGAGCGACTTCTTCAATGCCAGCTGTGCTCCAGGAGCCCCTAAGGGTTCTAAACTGTGCAAGCTGTGTAAGGGAGACTGCTCCAAGTCTCACAGTGAGCCCTACTATGACTACGCCGGGGCCTTCCA GTGCCTGAAGGATGGAGCTGGAGATGTGGCCTTCATCAAGCACCTGGCTGTACCTG CCGCAGAGAAGGCCAACTACGAGCTACTATGCAAGGGTGGCACCAGAGCTCCCATCGACAGCTTCAAGACCTGCCACTTTGTCAGAGTACCCGCCCACGCTGTGGTCAGCCGCAAGGACCCTGACCTGGCCAATCGCATCTACAACACCCTGGTGGCCGTCAAG GGATTCAACCTGTTCTCTTCCGATGATTATGCAGCGAAGAACCTGATGTTCAAGGACTCCACCAAGAAACTAGTGCAGCTTCCCATGACCACTGACTCCTTCCTCTACCTGGGAGCTGAGTACATGAGCACCATCCGCTCCCTGACGAGAG CGCAGGCCACAGGTTCCATCTCCAGGTCCATGAAATGGTGTGCCGTGGGCCATTCCGAGAAGACCAAGTGTGATGCCTGGACAATCAACAGCGAAGGAAACGGTGTATCCATGATCGAATGCCAGGACGCACCCACAGTGGAGGAATGCTTCAAGAAGATCATG CGTAAAGAGGCAGATGCCATAACGGTGGATGGTGGGCAGGTGTACACTGCTGGAAAATGTGGTCTGGTCCCTGTCATGGTGGAGCAGTATGATGCag CTCTGTGCAGCACCCCTGGTG AGGATTCATCCTACTATGCGGTGGCGGTGGCAAAGAAGGGCTCTGGGGTGAACTGGAACAACCTGGAGGGCAAGAGGTCATGCCACACCGGCTTGGGCAGAACCGCAGGCTGGAACATACCCATGGGTCTCATCTACAACAAGACTAACAACTGCAacttca CTAAGTACTTCAGTAAGGGCTGTGCTCCTGGATCTGAGAAGAGCTCTCCCTTCTGTGCCCAGTGTAAGGGCAGTGGGAAGGCCGTGGGAGATGAGGACAAGTGCAAAGCTAATGCTAACGAGCAGTACTACGGCTACGCTGGAGCCTTCAG ATGTCTGGTTGAAAATGCTGGAGATGTTGCCTTCATAAAACACACTATTGTACCAGAGAACAGCGATG GTAATGGTCCAACTTGGGCAAAGGGCCTTAAGTCCACTGACTTTGAACTACTCTGCCTGGACGGTACTACCCAGCCAATCACCAATTTCCGTGATTGCCACCTGGCCAAGGTGCCCGCCCACGCCGTGATAACACGCCCAGAGAAGCGCAACGATGTGTTGTCCATTCTTCTGGAGCAGCAG GACTTGTTCGGCTCTAGTGGCAGCGatccctcatttaaaatgttcCAGTCGGAAAATGGAAAGGACCTGCTCTTCAAGGATAATACAAAGTGTCTCCAGGAGATCCCAAAAGCACGCAACTACCAGGATTTCCTTGGGGAAGAGTACATGATCGTCATGCAATCACTCAGGAAGTGCTCTGACAGTACCTCAG ATCTGGAGAAGTCATGCACTTTCCATTCCTGCCAGTAG